From Camelina sativa cultivar DH55 chromosome 7, Cs, whole genome shotgun sequence, one genomic window encodes:
- the LOC104700766 gene encoding probable disease resistance protein At1g59620 isoform X1 yields MELCVCVFPKIDTLEYKIDEEMEEMGKMMIKHCGGLPLAVKVLGGLLAAHYMLSEWKRIYENIKSHIVGGYEDIDGSNISSVYHLLSMIFEELPLYLKQFFLYFAHFPEDYPIRVWDLAYFWTVEGIPRLRYYDGATIREVANGYIEELVERNMVMSKRDVGTWKFETCHLHDMMREVCLRKAKEENFVHIANSQSPCTSRRIAIHQLDTYHSKCKIQNPKLRSLLIMKEQFSDIKWMASGLCFTKLHLMRVLDLSYVKFELYKCFSGKRVVFSVGGFPQLQKLQIGGLDNWEEWIVEEGSMPLLHSLNIQVFPKLKELPDGLWFIDSLKELRIYTDHLEFKEKLSEKGENYYKVQHVPYVTYNEYNEVGSGQLPTSKILFFKILT; encoded by the exons ATGgagttgtgtgtgtgtgtatttccaaaaatagacacaTTAG AATAtaagattgatgaagaaatggAAGAGATGGGTAAGATGATGATCAAACATTGTGGAGGTCTACCATTGGCTGTTAAGGTGCTAGGCGGGTTGTTAGCTGCCCATTACATGTTAAGTGAGTGGAAAAGGATATATGAGAATATTAAATCTCACATCGTTGGAGGATATGAAGACATCGATGGCAGTAATATCAGTTCGGTCTATCATCTATTGTCTATGATCTTTGAAGAGCTGCCACTTTATTTGAAGCAATTCTTTCTCTACTTTGCCCATTTTCCAGAAGATTATCCAATACGTGTTTGGGATTTGGCCTATTTCTGGACAGTAGAAGGAATACCAAGGCTAAGGTATTACGATGGAGCGACAATTCGAGAGGTTGCAAATGGATACATAGAAGAATTGGTGGAGAGAAATATGGTTATGTCGAAACGAGATGTTGGTACTTGGAAGTTTGAAACGTGTCACCTACATGACATGATGAGAGAAGTTTGTCTGCGTAAAGCTAAAGAAGAGAATTTTGTACATATTGCAAACTCTCAGTCTCCTTGTACATCTCGCAGAATAGCAATACACCAGCTTGATACTTATCACTCGAAGTGCAAGATTCAGAATCCCAAACTTAGATCTCTCTTGATTATGAAAGAGCAATTCAGTGATATAAAATGGATGGCATCAGGTTTATGTTTCACTAAGCTACATTTGATGAGGGTTTTAGATCTCTCTTATGTGAAGTTTGAATTGTATAAATGTTTTAGTGGGAAGAGAGTGGTTTTCTCGGTGGGTGGGTTTCCTCAGTTGCAAAAGCTTCAAATAGGGGGATTAGATAATTGGGAAGAGTGGATAGTGGAAGAAGGTTCCATGCCACTTCTTCATTCTCTGAATATTCAGGTTTTTCCAAAGTTAAAAGAGCTTCCTGATGGACTGTGGTTCATCGATTCCTTAAAGGAATTAAGAATCTACACAGATCATTTGGAGTTTAAGGAGAAATTGtcagaaaaaggagaaaattatTACAAAGTCCAACACGTTCCTTATGTTACCTACAATGAATACAATGAAGTGGGCTCCGGGCAATTACCTACcagtaaaatattatttttcaagatCTTAACATAA
- the LOC104700766 gene encoding probable disease resistance protein At1g59620 isoform X2 — MEEMGKMMIKHCGGLPLAVKVLGGLLAAHYMLSEWKRIYENIKSHIVGGYEDIDGSNISSVYHLLSMIFEELPLYLKQFFLYFAHFPEDYPIRVWDLAYFWTVEGIPRLRYYDGATIREVANGYIEELVERNMVMSKRDVGTWKFETCHLHDMMREVCLRKAKEENFVHIANSQSPCTSRRIAIHQLDTYHSKCKIQNPKLRSLLIMKEQFSDIKWMASGLCFTKLHLMRVLDLSYVKFELYKCFSGKRVVFSVGGFPQLQKLQIGGLDNWEEWIVEEGSMPLLHSLNIQVFPKLKELPDGLWFIDSLKELRIYTDHLEFKEKLSEKGENYYKVQHVPYVTYNEYNEVGSGQLPTSKILFFKILT; from the coding sequence atggAAGAGATGGGTAAGATGATGATCAAACATTGTGGAGGTCTACCATTGGCTGTTAAGGTGCTAGGCGGGTTGTTAGCTGCCCATTACATGTTAAGTGAGTGGAAAAGGATATATGAGAATATTAAATCTCACATCGTTGGAGGATATGAAGACATCGATGGCAGTAATATCAGTTCGGTCTATCATCTATTGTCTATGATCTTTGAAGAGCTGCCACTTTATTTGAAGCAATTCTTTCTCTACTTTGCCCATTTTCCAGAAGATTATCCAATACGTGTTTGGGATTTGGCCTATTTCTGGACAGTAGAAGGAATACCAAGGCTAAGGTATTACGATGGAGCGACAATTCGAGAGGTTGCAAATGGATACATAGAAGAATTGGTGGAGAGAAATATGGTTATGTCGAAACGAGATGTTGGTACTTGGAAGTTTGAAACGTGTCACCTACATGACATGATGAGAGAAGTTTGTCTGCGTAAAGCTAAAGAAGAGAATTTTGTACATATTGCAAACTCTCAGTCTCCTTGTACATCTCGCAGAATAGCAATACACCAGCTTGATACTTATCACTCGAAGTGCAAGATTCAGAATCCCAAACTTAGATCTCTCTTGATTATGAAAGAGCAATTCAGTGATATAAAATGGATGGCATCAGGTTTATGTTTCACTAAGCTACATTTGATGAGGGTTTTAGATCTCTCTTATGTGAAGTTTGAATTGTATAAATGTTTTAGTGGGAAGAGAGTGGTTTTCTCGGTGGGTGGGTTTCCTCAGTTGCAAAAGCTTCAAATAGGGGGATTAGATAATTGGGAAGAGTGGATAGTGGAAGAAGGTTCCATGCCACTTCTTCATTCTCTGAATATTCAGGTTTTTCCAAAGTTAAAAGAGCTTCCTGATGGACTGTGGTTCATCGATTCCTTAAAGGAATTAAGAATCTACACAGATCATTTGGAGTTTAAGGAGAAATTGtcagaaaaaggagaaaattatTACAAAGTCCAACACGTTCCTTATGTTACCTACAATGAATACAATGAAGTGGGCTCCGGGCAATTACCTACcagtaaaatattatttttcaagatCTTAACATAA